From Marivirga harenae, one genomic window encodes:
- a CDS encoding magnesium citrate secondary transporter, translating to MTFQTLKNPLVYITMILFLTNQMIENWLSFTVPVIHAYLDDLLCMPVILGLSTQIIQWIHPLRDLYHLDKKAITIVVLFYSILFEGILPMVELSTYTADWIDVILYSLGGFTYYNLISKKVKRDYLALLYKL from the coding sequence ATGACTTTTCAGACCCTAAAAAATCCATTGGTCTACATTACCATGATTTTGTTTTTGACCAATCAGATGATTGAGAATTGGCTTAGTTTTACGGTCCCTGTTATCCATGCCTATCTTGACGACCTTCTTTGCATGCCGGTAATCCTTGGTCTAAGTACACAAATAATTCAATGGATTCATCCCCTGAGGGATCTTTATCACTTAGATAAGAAGGCTATAACTATCGTGGTATTGTTTTATAGTATTCTATTTGAAGGAATTCTACCAATGGTAGAACTCTCCACATATACGGCCGACTGGATTGATGTCATTTTATACTCTCTAGGCGGCTTTACCTATTACAATCTGATTAGTAAAAAAGTAAAAAGGGATTATTTGGCGTTATTGTATAAACTGTAA
- a CDS encoding AAA family ATPase, which translates to MDNQPKNYSSTKFQFEKCIDFLHKAGQSEFGDHFKVYPADYEIIFKILAYFFEDEKLCKQYKLSIRKGLLLTGPVGCGKTTLMMLFRHFLHSVHKYPVKSTREISYEFLDHGFSIINKYSKAHFQRYQDQMVPRTLCLDDLGLESTIKHFGNETNTIAEILLNRYSLFTSRGMITHATTNLNPDELENLYGNRVRSRMREMFNLISFNSKDKRM; encoded by the coding sequence ATGGACAATCAACCTAAAAACTACTCCTCCACCAAATTCCAATTTGAAAAATGCATTGATTTTCTGCATAAGGCAGGTCAATCAGAATTTGGAGATCATTTTAAAGTTTACCCTGCAGACTATGAAATCATCTTCAAAATACTGGCGTATTTTTTCGAAGATGAAAAGCTATGTAAGCAGTACAAACTTTCAATAAGAAAAGGACTTCTTTTGACTGGCCCAGTTGGCTGTGGTAAAACAACCCTCATGATGCTATTCCGCCACTTCCTCCACTCAGTCCATAAATACCCAGTTAAATCAACAAGAGAAATTTCTTACGAATTTCTCGACCATGGTTTTTCCATCATCAACAAATACTCAAAAGCCCACTTCCAACGCTACCAAGACCAAATGGTGCCACGAACCCTGTGCCTCGATGACCTCGGCTTGGAATCCACAATCAAGCATTTCGGCAACGAGACCAACACTATAGCTGAAATACTTCTTAATCGCTATAGCCTTTTCACCTCCAGAGGAATGATTACACATGCTACAACCAACTTAAATCCTGATGAATTGGAGAATCTCTATGGAAACAGAGTAAGGTCACGAATGAGAGAAATGTTTAATCTCATCTCGTTTAATTCAAAAGACAAAAGAATGTAG
- a CDS encoding bifunctional 3-deoxy-7-phosphoheptulonate synthase/chorismate mutase type II, with protein MKIKNWYSTGKPWVIAGPCSAETEEQLIQTVDGLVESGITTIRAGVWKPRTRPNSFEGVGEMAFPWIKKAKELYPHLQFAIEVASAEHVDLALKNDIDILWVGARTTVNPFNIQEIAEAVRGVDDIPVLVKNPINPDLALWVGALERFDAVGIQKLGAIHRGFSTYQESIYRNIPLWQIPIELKSRYPEILLINDPSHIAGKRDLLFEIAQKAMDLQYDGLIIESHRNPDEAWSDAAQQLTPLALKEMLNQLKIREKSFPNKDFRNELEGIRDQIDETDKELLEVLSRRLELVKKVGQYKKEKNVAIFQLERWNKILENRPLWGEKLFLDAQFVKSVYQSIHDESIRIQTEIYNEE; from the coding sequence ATGAAGATTAAAAATTGGTATTCAACAGGGAAACCGTGGGTAATTGCTGGCCCTTGCAGTGCGGAAACAGAAGAACAGTTGATACAAACGGTTGATGGATTGGTGGAGAGTGGTATTACAACTATTAGAGCAGGGGTTTGGAAGCCAAGAACTAGACCTAACAGCTTTGAAGGTGTAGGTGAAATGGCTTTTCCCTGGATTAAAAAGGCTAAAGAGCTATATCCACACTTGCAATTTGCAATAGAAGTAGCTTCTGCTGAACATGTAGACTTAGCATTAAAAAACGATATTGATATTTTATGGGTAGGAGCAAGAACTACTGTTAATCCTTTTAATATTCAAGAGATTGCGGAAGCGGTGCGAGGTGTTGATGATATCCCTGTTTTAGTGAAGAACCCCATTAATCCGGATTTGGCTTTATGGGTTGGAGCATTGGAGAGATTTGATGCTGTGGGAATCCAAAAACTAGGCGCAATTCATAGAGGTTTTTCTACCTATCAAGAAAGTATCTATAGGAATATTCCTCTATGGCAAATTCCAATAGAACTTAAGTCACGTTATCCTGAAATCCTTCTGATCAATGACCCAAGCCATATTGCAGGCAAAAGAGATCTACTTTTTGAAATCGCACAGAAGGCAATGGATTTACAGTATGATGGTCTAATTATTGAATCACACCGTAATCCTGATGAGGCATGGAGTGATGCTGCTCAGCAGCTGACTCCATTAGCGCTTAAAGAAATGCTAAACCAACTTAAAATCCGAGAGAAGAGCTTTCCAAATAAGGATTTTAGAAATGAGTTGGAAGGGATAAGAGACCAAATTGATGAAACAGATAAGGAATTGTTAGAAGTGTTATCTAGAAGGTTGGAATTAGTTAAGAAAGTAGGGCAGTATAAAAAAGAAAAAAATGTGGCTATATTTCAATTGGAACGTTGGAATAAAATTCTAGAAAACCGTCCTTTATGGGGAGAAAAATTGTTTTTGGATGCTCAATTTGTGAAATCTGTTTATCAAAGTATTCACGATGAGTCCATAAGGATCCAAACTGAAATCTATAATGAAGAATAA
- a CDS encoding toxin-antitoxin system YwqK family antitoxin, whose amino-acid sequence MRAFLFPLFLFLFTTQLLCAQELQKISNYYDSTDRTSTKEVYFIANGDTSQIQGEYKKYYESGELMATGIFKDGKEDGVFEMYYPDGTLMRTTNFVKGSRTGKTIVYGKKGNTLQEANFKNDTLNGKLKLYYPEGQLKSESDFKNGKPDGEVLEYFKDGILAQRINYKNGEPNGISQRYYPNGKMKTEEHYVNGELSGEFKTFFNNGQLETVFENQKGVKSGEFKTFDRAGNLLLIGSYKEGNLDGENISYYSDGTVKVERNYKNGFLSGNFLEYDSNGNLQVKTVYSNEGNDREVEELWQNGKLKSTQYFKSDEPFGEWTFYNEDEDLIKIENYSNGQLHGMYAEYYNGGGLKYEVNYQVGKKSGLEISYYPDEQKRETTIYKFGKAHGEYFQYHENGKVAISGKYAGNKKVEEWKYFNQAGKWLKTEIYFNDKLQETKFAEEEN is encoded by the coding sequence ATGCGAGCTTTCCTCTTCCCCCTTTTTCTCTTTTTGTTTACAACTCAATTATTGTGCGCTCAAGAATTGCAAAAAATTTCCAATTATTATGATAGCACTGATCGTACCTCAACCAAAGAGGTTTACTTCATTGCCAATGGAGATACTAGCCAAATCCAGGGGGAGTATAAGAAATATTACGAAAGTGGTGAACTGATGGCCACGGGCATTTTTAAGGATGGTAAAGAAGATGGTGTTTTTGAAATGTACTATCCTGACGGGACTTTAATGAGAACGACTAACTTTGTAAAAGGAAGTCGAACTGGAAAAACAATAGTTTATGGTAAAAAAGGTAATACTTTGCAAGAAGCCAATTTTAAGAATGATACCTTAAATGGTAAACTCAAGCTGTATTATCCAGAAGGACAACTCAAAAGCGAAAGTGATTTTAAAAATGGGAAGCCTGATGGGGAAGTCTTGGAGTATTTTAAAGATGGAATCTTAGCCCAGAGAATTAATTATAAAAATGGAGAGCCAAATGGTATCAGCCAGCGCTACTACCCCAATGGGAAGATGAAAACCGAGGAGCATTACGTAAATGGGGAATTGAGTGGTGAATTTAAAACTTTCTTTAATAATGGTCAGTTGGAAACAGTTTTTGAAAATCAAAAGGGTGTAAAGTCTGGTGAATTTAAAACCTTTGACAGAGCAGGTAATTTGCTTTTAATTGGTTCTTATAAAGAAGGTAATTTAGATGGTGAAAACATTTCGTATTATTCTGACGGAACTGTAAAAGTTGAGCGCAATTACAAAAATGGCTTTCTTTCAGGGAATTTTTTAGAGTACGATAGCAATGGAAACTTACAAGTGAAAACTGTTTATTCCAATGAAGGAAATGATAGAGAAGTTGAAGAATTGTGGCAAAATGGTAAGCTGAAGTCGACTCAATACTTCAAAAGTGACGAGCCGTTTGGGGAGTGGACATTTTATAATGAAGATGAAGATTTAATAAAGATCGAAAATTATAGTAATGGTCAATTGCATGGGATGTATGCAGAATATTATAATGGGGGAGGACTTAAATATGAAGTAAATTATCAAGTAGGTAAAAAATCTGGATTGGAAATATCTTACTATCCAGACGAGCAAAAAAGGGAAACTACTATTTATAAATTTGGAAAAGCACATGGAGAATACTTTCAATATCATGAAAATGGAAAAGTAGCCATAAGCGGAAAATATGCTGGCAACAAAAAAGTGGAGGAATGGAAATACTTTAATCAAGCTGGTAAATGGTTGAAAACTGAAATTTACTTCAACGATAAACTACAAGAAACTAAATTTGCCGAAGAAGAGAATTAA
- a CDS encoding vWA domain-containing protein, producing the protein MTWIHSLGAEEIIFIIIFLVLYLTYTFRVFSVAKRVGQAYSNILPKFLLRSAVFTLLIISLLGPSFGDDKKEIKAVGKDIMIAVDLSASMDAYDVAPTRLEKIKYELKNIVDAFNSDRIGLLIFSSEAFVQCPLTYDQNALNLFIETLNTGLVPGSSTDFGGALTMAHEKLTSEEGPSNQQKSKIIILISDGEDFGDDTESAVTKINESGIRLFSLGVGTEEGSKIRTRRGFRKDRSGNEIITKLDARSLKNLADETDGEYFEINEGENEVGRLIATINNIEGELKDAKTVDVSANKYFYFLIAAIILLLLDLVTTLKIIKI; encoded by the coding sequence ATGACTTGGATTCACTCCCTCGGGGCGGAAGAGATTATATTTATAATTATTTTTTTAGTACTCTATCTGACTTATACCTTTCGGGTTTTTTCTGTAGCTAAAAGAGTTGGTCAAGCCTATTCCAATATTTTGCCAAAATTTTTGTTAAGGTCTGCTGTATTTACTTTGCTTATTATTTCCCTGTTAGGACCTTCCTTTGGCGATGATAAAAAGGAAATTAAGGCAGTAGGGAAGGATATTATGATAGCAGTAGATTTATCCGCTTCCATGGATGCTTATGATGTTGCACCCACTAGACTTGAAAAAATTAAATATGAATTGAAAAACATAGTCGATGCTTTTAATTCTGATCGGATTGGTTTGCTAATTTTTTCGTCTGAGGCTTTTGTTCAATGTCCATTAACATATGATCAAAATGCTCTCAATCTATTTATTGAGACATTGAATACAGGTTTGGTTCCAGGAAGCAGTACAGATTTTGGAGGGGCTTTAACAATGGCACATGAAAAATTAACGTCAGAGGAAGGCCCTTCTAATCAGCAAAAATCAAAAATCATCATCCTTATTAGCGATGGTGAGGATTTTGGGGATGACACGGAAAGTGCAGTAACCAAAATCAATGAGTCTGGAATTCGATTGTTTTCACTAGGAGTGGGTACTGAGGAAGGTAGTAAAATCAGAACTCGAAGAGGGTTTAGAAAAGATCGAAGTGGAAATGAAATAATCACCAAATTAGATGCTCGATCTTTAAAGAATCTTGCAGATGAAACAGATGGCGAATATTTTGAGATTAATGAAGGTGAAAATGAAGTGGGAAGGTTAATTGCTACCATTAATAATATAGAAGGGGAATTAAAAGATGCCAAAACTGTTGATGTATCAGCTAATAAATATTTTTATTTTTTGATTGCAGCCATCATTTTGCTGTTATTAGATTTAGTAACCACACTTAAAATAATTAAAATATGA
- a CDS encoding prephenate dehydratase domain-containing protein, which yields MKNKKKIYTLGPKGSFHHLSCVEYLGGQQEIEFCESFAGIYEAVQAGHLGWIALYNTLAGVVENHENEINKNFTLLDEMEYEVKLCVCSKPQIKLKDIVKLYSHEKAFGESKRFIAENFPNATLITCSSTSHAADKVSKENELKAGAICHAETASFYGLSIVSSIPNKRKNLTSFGLFAG from the coding sequence ATGAAGAATAAGAAGAAAATTTATACGCTGGGACCCAAAGGTTCATTTCATCATCTTTCTTGTGTTGAATATTTAGGTGGCCAACAAGAAATAGAATTTTGTGAAAGTTTTGCTGGGATTTATGAAGCAGTTCAAGCTGGACATCTCGGTTGGATTGCGCTGTATAACACTTTAGCTGGAGTCGTTGAAAACCATGAAAATGAAATTAACAAGAATTTCACCTTGCTAGACGAGATGGAATATGAGGTAAAATTGTGCGTTTGTTCAAAACCGCAAATAAAACTCAAGGATATAGTGAAACTATATTCCCACGAAAAAGCCTTTGGAGAAAGCAAAAGGTTTATTGCTGAGAATTTCCCAAATGCTACGTTGATTACCTGCTCTAGCACTTCTCACGCAGCAGATAAAGTGTCTAAGGAAAATGAGCTAAAGGCTGGAGCGATTTGTCACGCAGAAACTGCGTCCTTTTATGGTTTAAGCATTGTTTCAAGTATTCCGAATAAAAGAAAAAATCTGACGAGTTTTGGATTGTTTGCTGGGTGA
- a CDS encoding tetratricopeptide repeat protein, with translation MKNFVFILLGFFTSFQLAAIDPVGKIAKANAAKERAQQALKNGNYEKVVEHYTYLLDSLGYESPEAELNRAHAYFQLKDTVNAFDAYRRVSDVENAKLKSRSMLQMGNLSEMQKEYESALSFFKEALKADPSNSKARYNYELLKKKMQEQEKQNQDQNQDQNQENKDQEEQDQENKDQQNKENQDSENQKQDENQEKSQEDKESEEQQQKDDAEQQDGEQNKEEKGKEQEEQKQQEQKEGEEQKDGEEQDMKPSAKQKLEEMNISEEKAQMILEALRNKESQYFQQLRKKATKKQDSGKPDW, from the coding sequence ATGAAGAATTTTGTATTCATATTACTAGGGTTTTTTACTTCTTTTCAACTTGCTGCTATTGATCCTGTAGGAAAAATAGCCAAGGCAAATGCTGCCAAAGAAAGAGCACAACAGGCTTTGAAAAATGGCAATTATGAAAAAGTCGTAGAACACTATACTTACCTTTTAGATTCGTTGGGATATGAAAGTCCTGAGGCTGAATTGAATAGGGCTCACGCCTATTTTCAGTTGAAGGATACAGTCAATGCATTTGATGCTTATAGGAGGGTCTCTGATGTTGAGAACGCCAAATTAAAATCTAGATCTATGCTACAAATGGGTAATCTTTCTGAAATGCAAAAGGAATATGAAAGTGCCCTGTCTTTTTTTAAAGAGGCTTTGAAAGCAGATCCTAGCAATAGTAAGGCTCGTTATAATTATGAGTTGCTCAAAAAGAAAATGCAAGAGCAAGAAAAGCAAAATCAAGATCAGAATCAAGACCAAAATCAAGAGAATAAAGATCAGGAGGAACAAGATCAAGAAAATAAGGACCAACAAAATAAGGAAAATCAAGACTCTGAAAATCAGAAGCAAGACGAGAATCAAGAAAAGAGCCAAGAAGATAAAGAATCGGAGGAGCAGCAACAGAAAGATGATGCTGAGCAGCAAGACGGGGAGCAAAATAAGGAGGAAAAAGGAAAAGAGCAGGAAGAGCAAAAGCAACAGGAACAAAAAGAGGGAGAGGAACAAAAAGATGGGGAAGAGCAGGATATGAAACCAAGTGCGAAACAGAAGCTAGAAGAAATGAATATTTCCGAAGAAAAGGCTCAAATGATATTGGAGGCCTTAAGAAATAAAGAGTCTCAATATTTTCAGCAATTGAGGAAGAAAGCGACCAAAAAACAAGATTCGGGCAAACCTGATTGGTAA
- a CDS encoding helix-turn-helix domain-containing protein, which yields MAAEVITTDDLREFKLELVDEFKKLLSEQKGVSTKKWLKSDEVRKLLGISPGTLQNLRVNGTLPFTKMGGVLYYDSQDIHSILEQNKIS from the coding sequence ATGGCAGCAGAAGTTATCACAACAGACGACTTACGCGAATTCAAACTCGAACTCGTGGACGAATTCAAAAAGCTCCTTTCGGAGCAAAAAGGAGTTTCAACCAAAAAATGGCTGAAATCAGATGAGGTTAGAAAACTCCTGGGCATTAGTCCAGGAACACTTCAAAATCTCAGGGTAAACGGCACTTTGCCTTTCACTAAAATGGGCGGGGTTTTATACTACGATTCTCAGGACATTCACAGCATTTTGGAACAAAACAAAATAAGCTGA
- a CDS encoding DUF3703 domain-containing protein produces the protein MNFNTLMPERLKIYYCKELELYREYLNKKELPKAWQQLERAHVLGQPYPFQHSEVHWLMLKFGIRIKSTKEIIGQIPRLLVGGVKSFVGRIPVGNTGGANVPPLQSMPIEKDILDIIDKVKIESKAS, from the coding sequence ATGAATTTCAATACATTAATGCCTGAAAGACTCAAAATTTATTACTGCAAAGAATTGGAATTATATAGGGAATACTTAAATAAAAAAGAATTGCCAAAAGCCTGGCAACAGTTAGAACGGGCTCATGTCTTAGGCCAGCCCTATCCTTTTCAACATTCCGAAGTTCATTGGTTGATGTTAAAATTTGGCATAAGAATAAAAAGCACTAAAGAAATTATTGGGCAGATACCTAGATTACTTGTAGGGGGTGTGAAATCTTTTGTGGGAAGGATTCCTGTGGGGAATACAGGGGGAGCTAATGTTCCTCCGTTGCAATCCATGCCAATTGAAAAAGATATTCTAGATATTATTGATAAAGTAAAAATAGAAAGTAAGGCTTCCTAA
- a CDS encoding proline dehydrogenase family protein → MNEILRTIDRAANDDNIPFCVFKPSGIALGKIFTKIQAGQKLTEKEEGIHQRNIERFEKICQAAHDQNVRVLIDAEESWLQDPIDEVVYEMMEKYNKETAIIYNTYQMYRADMFENLKKAHKRASEKGYFIGAKLVRGAYMEKEAERAEEMGYPNPIQISKERTDIDYNSALEYCVENLDNFYVFNGTHNQYSNYFLAYMMDKHGIQPSDQRVHFAQLYGMSDNISFNLADKGYNVAKYVPYGPVKAVMPYLFRRAEENTAVAGQSSREFSLIKEEIQRRKEERKKK, encoded by the coding sequence ATGAATGAAATCCTGAGAACGATTGATCGTGCTGCTAATGATGATAATATCCCCTTTTGTGTATTTAAACCATCAGGTATTGCTTTAGGGAAAATCTTCACAAAAATTCAGGCCGGTCAGAAATTGACGGAGAAAGAAGAGGGAATCCATCAACGGAATATTGAAAGATTTGAGAAAATATGTCAAGCAGCTCATGATCAAAATGTAAGAGTATTAATTGATGCAGAAGAAAGCTGGTTGCAAGATCCAATAGATGAGGTAGTGTATGAAATGATGGAAAAATACAATAAAGAAACTGCCATCATTTATAATACTTACCAAATGTATCGTGCAGATATGTTTGAGAATTTGAAAAAAGCACATAAAAGAGCATCTGAGAAAGGCTACTTCATTGGTGCAAAATTAGTAAGAGGTGCCTATATGGAAAAGGAAGCGGAAAGAGCAGAAGAAATGGGGTATCCTAATCCCATCCAAATTTCGAAGGAAAGAACTGACATAGACTATAATTCTGCCTTGGAGTATTGTGTTGAAAACTTAGATAATTTTTACGTATTTAACGGTACTCATAATCAATATAGCAACTATTTTCTAGCTTATATGATGGATAAGCATGGTATTCAGCCTAGTGACCAGCGAGTACATTTTGCTCAACTCTACGGCATGAGTGACAACATCTCATTTAACCTTGCTGACAAAGGTTATAATGTAGCCAAATACGTCCCATATGGGCCGGTAAAAGCAGTTATGCCCTATTTGTTCAGAAGAGCAGAAGAAAATACAGCAGTTGCAGGTCAAAGCAGTCGAGAGTTTTCATTGATAAAGGAAGAAATTCAGAGACGGAAGGAAGAAAGAAAGAAAAAGTAG
- a CDS encoding site-specific integrase, giving the protein MQSTFNISFLIRKARGSKENRTIYVRINVNGKRAEFSSQQSIHEKHWDSKKCFPKSNTIELKRICNHLDRIKFNLSEIYREHIIQNPSISSKDIKNLFLGNGPSEDNYLSDILTYHEEKMKNTLAPGTLKNYGATENYLKRFLAAKHKTDDIKLKDITSKFVFDFEYYLRTSKPIDHHNPLSNNGVMKHMERFKKLINLAMKIEWIEKNPFRNFTPKFDRVEREFLTEAELTKIKEKDFGRRLEQVRDIFVFSCYTGLSFIDVANLSEENIIIGMDGEKWISTHRQKTFNKVFLPLLPQAEAILEKYKDNPQAQHRGVLLPAASNQKTNAYLKEIADICEIKKKLTFHIARHTFATTVTLTNGVPIETVSKMLGHTKLATTQIYAKVVENKIGTDMAALKKRLSNNELVKKAD; this is encoded by the coding sequence ATGCAAAGTACATTTAACATCTCGTTTCTAATCAGAAAAGCCAGAGGTTCTAAAGAAAACAGAACCATCTATGTTCGTATTAATGTAAATGGAAAAAGAGCTGAGTTTTCCTCTCAGCAGTCCATCCATGAGAAACATTGGGATTCAAAAAAATGCTTTCCAAAGAGCAACACAATCGAACTCAAAAGAATATGTAATCACCTAGACAGAATAAAATTCAATCTGTCTGAAATCTATCGTGAACATATTATTCAAAACCCTTCCATTTCTTCAAAGGATATCAAAAACCTGTTTTTAGGAAATGGACCCTCGGAGGATAATTATCTTTCAGATATTCTCACTTACCACGAAGAAAAAATGAAAAACACATTGGCTCCAGGTACACTAAAAAACTATGGTGCAACAGAAAATTATTTAAAACGATTTTTAGCAGCCAAGCATAAAACGGATGACATCAAATTAAAAGACATAACTAGTAAATTCGTCTTTGATTTCGAATATTACTTGAGAACATCCAAGCCCATTGATCATCACAATCCACTTTCTAATAATGGAGTAATGAAGCATATGGAGCGCTTTAAGAAACTAATCAATCTCGCAATGAAAATTGAGTGGATTGAAAAGAATCCATTTAGAAATTTCACTCCAAAATTCGACAGAGTTGAAAGAGAATTCTTAACCGAAGCAGAATTAACCAAAATTAAAGAAAAAGATTTTGGAAGAAGGTTAGAGCAAGTAAGGGATATTTTTGTGTTTAGCTGTTATACAGGATTATCCTTTATAGATGTAGCCAACTTATCCGAGGAAAATATCATAATTGGAATGGATGGCGAGAAATGGATCTCAACCCACCGACAGAAAACTTTTAACAAAGTATTTCTTCCATTACTACCTCAAGCCGAAGCAATATTGGAGAAGTATAAAGACAATCCGCAAGCTCAGCACAGGGGTGTGCTACTTCCAGCAGCGTCCAATCAAAAAACAAACGCCTATTTAAAGGAGATTGCCGACATCTGCGAAATCAAGAAAAAGCTAACCTTTCATATAGCGCGTCATACCTTCGCTACAACGGTGACTTTAACCAATGGCGTTCCTATTGAAACGGTGAGCAAGATGCTTGGCCATACAAAACTGGCCACTACTCAAATTTATGCCAAGGTAGTAGAGAATAAAATCGGTACTGATATGGCGGCACTTAAGAAAAGGCTGAGCAACAACGAATTAGTAAAAAAGGCAGATTGA
- a CDS encoding acetyl-CoA C-acyltransferase yields MQEVYIVSAVRTPIGSFGGSLASLSAVQLGSAAIKGALSKANVDAKEVNEVFMGNVVSANLGQAPARQAAIGAGIGFNVPCTTVNKVCSSGMKSVMFGAQSIMLGHADTIVAGGMESMSNIPYYIPKARYGYKYGNGELVDGLLNDGLWEVYNKFPMGNCADNTAKEMKITREQQDEYAINSYKRVAKATEDGSFKEEIVPVEVPQRKGDPLVISEDEEFKNVRFEKIPGLRPVFAKDGTVTAANASTINDGASALVLMSKEKADALGIKPIAKIRGFGDAAQDPLWFTTAPSLAIPIAMKRAGVSKEEVDFYEINEAFSAVAIANNMELGLDPEKVNVFGGAVALGHPLGASGARIMTTLHSVLSQKNGKIGVAGICNGGGGASAIVIEKL; encoded by the coding sequence ATGCAAGAAGTATATATTGTGTCCGCAGTAAGGACACCAATCGGAAGTTTTGGAGGAAGTTTAGCTAGCCTAAGTGCTGTACAACTTGGTTCTGCCGCTATTAAAGGAGCTTTATCTAAAGCCAATGTAGACGCTAAAGAAGTGAATGAAGTATTCATGGGAAATGTAGTGTCTGCTAACCTTGGACAGGCCCCAGCCAGACAAGCGGCTATAGGTGCTGGTATAGGCTTTAATGTTCCGTGTACAACCGTAAATAAAGTGTGTTCATCCGGAATGAAATCTGTGATGTTCGGTGCTCAGAGTATCATGTTAGGTCATGCTGACACTATCGTTGCAGGTGGAATGGAGAGTATGTCTAACATTCCTTACTATATCCCAAAAGCTAGATATGGCTATAAGTACGGAAATGGCGAATTAGTTGATGGTCTTTTGAATGATGGTCTTTGGGAAGTTTACAATAAATTTCCAATGGGGAACTGTGCAGACAATACTGCCAAAGAGATGAAAATTACTCGTGAACAGCAAGATGAATATGCGATCAATTCCTACAAGAGAGTTGCAAAAGCTACTGAAGACGGAAGCTTTAAGGAAGAAATTGTTCCTGTTGAGGTTCCTCAAAGAAAAGGTGATCCCTTGGTAATTTCTGAAGACGAAGAGTTCAAAAATGTTAGATTTGAAAAAATACCAGGCCTAAGACCAGTTTTTGCAAAAGACGGAACAGTCACTGCTGCAAATGCTTCCACCATCAATGATGGTGCTTCAGCATTGGTTCTCATGAGCAAAGAAAAAGCTGATGCTTTAGGTATAAAGCCAATTGCTAAAATCAGAGGATTTGGTGATGCCGCACAGGATCCACTATGGTTTACTACTGCTCCTTCTCTAGCAATTCCTATTGCTATGAAAAGAGCAGGTGTTAGCAAAGAGGAAGTCGATTTTTATGAAATTAATGAGGCATTTTCTGCTGTAGCCATTGCTAATAATATGGAATTAGGTTTAGATCCTGAAAAAGTTAATGTATTTGGTGGTGCAGTTGCTTTAGGGCATCCTTTAGGAGCTTCAGGTGCAAGAATTATGACGACTTTGCATTCTGTCCTTAGCCAAAAAAATGGTAAAATAGGTGTAGCGGGTATTTGTAATGGCGGTGGCGGTGCTTCAGCTATTGTAATTGAGAAATTGTAA
- a CDS encoding DUF423 domain-containing protein, with product MTHKLIIILGSISGAIAVILGAFGAHALKDNLSAAGRLETYETAVKYQMYHSLALILLGILMLHFQHRLLSYASYSFLLGTIIFSGSLFALCATGISKLGAITPIGGVFLIAGWVLLAIGIYKTA from the coding sequence ATGACACATAAATTAATTATCATCTTAGGTAGTATTTCAGGAGCAATAGCAGTCATCTTAGGAGCTTTTGGAGCTCACGCATTAAAAGACAATTTAAGCGCAGCGGGAAGGCTAGAGACATACGAGACTGCTGTCAAATATCAAATGTACCATAGTTTGGCCTTGATTCTATTAGGGATTTTGATGCTTCATTTTCAACACCGACTATTAAGCTACGCTTCATATTCGTTCCTGTTGGGAACAATTATTTTTTCTGGAAGTCTGTTTGCACTTTGCGCCACGGGAATCTCTAAATTAGGAGCAATTACGCCTATTGGAGGCGTCTTCTTAATAGCTGGATGGGTTCTTTTAGCAATCGGGATTTATAAAACTGCCTAG